One genomic segment of Brachionichthys hirsutus isolate HB-005 chromosome 13, CSIRO-AGI_Bhir_v1, whole genome shotgun sequence includes these proteins:
- the nup153 gene encoding LOW QUALITY PROTEIN: nuclear pore complex protein Nup153 (The sequence of the model RefSeq protein was modified relative to this genomic sequence to represent the inferred CDS: substituted 1 base at 1 genomic stop codon): MAATGGGKIRSRRYHIAAKPYAKSKQQSGLISRVTDTVKSIVPSWLQKYFKNGDDPEGGDSVLETEQSSPLLPPPANGNAEEPPPLDGRDYPEPSTSNIEPSSSRASLNFQESVLSRPPLIRSNLHFPPLDASSPSLGASSGLFSQPSTSSVPGPFSTGFSLVKEIKDNLSQHEDDNISTTSGFSSRASDKDAPASKTASFHQLWSPETDRTNAAMQPSQSSLKRPAFNLSVFGTSSNSTFNNTALNSSQLGDSPFYPGKTTYGGAAAVRGARSRPGTPYQAPVRRQIKAKPAVAQPCGVTSATARRILQSLERMSSPLSDARRIPAAASSPLSTSMDGTNVDLAHFQSKKKRVDSGLPPVQKLVVPAAASVSGNRSVSFRPTLTPGGVGRPLDKTPRQTPITQSPPLPDATMISSPSTIRSSGKAYPLSSTPAVSSLSSGGGKMKRERMTARPSSKCPEEQAASEVPDLPTISFPISSLPKFSFSSPHPPLTTSSTAPTVTAISPTHKLMVNNIIYFXEPPSCIPFTFSSPIVKATPSSPPSFSPSAGFTFSAPVAKLGPSMLNGKLATPKAAAAAAKPPTSRSTEDFEGPFKPAKTLKQGSVLDLLKAPGFASPGARTSPVPDDALQQTSKQPTPSSSSSSSSTTTTPAVSSSTGFGDFFKAPPGWACDVCLVQNKPTDSKCVCCTAPKPASSSSSSKPVDCEPSAATSVGPGSSSSGTSATGFGTMFSKPAGTWDCDTCLVLNKPDAGKCVACGTAKPGTGLKPSLTLPSALSSGRTAPAATAPVSTGFVGFGDKFKTPAGSWECDTCMVVNKAEDKKCVACTSAKPGTSSSVGSAPAFGFGDAFKKPEGTWDCDVCLLQNKAADGQCVACQAAKPGASVAPKGSSAFGSSAGGISSSSTFSSSNFAPGGGIKFGTSDSTSGSGSGGFKFGAPFGSSSSEATSKDNTAFSGFKSGSSSGGYKFGTDSGDDEKSDPPAAISGFKFGTSGGIAFGTGTSTAVPESNPPRLLSGFAFGLSKPEEETCPAAPSSSTASLTAPAPSQGKSDDVTSSSDAASESSSAAAAAARSVFDRLGEPTTFGSSQADKEPVAPAFSFGKPEEQKEAAASSAPPAFLFGAASKAGPAAPASAPGGFSFATPGAPAEQTPPPFTFGKTAEKCETSAAETPKPSFGFGQSATDSSPASKRTFSFMASNHSNSTTSAPTIPTPSLFGSISSSTAQAPPPAPSAAPGAFVFGQPATTSGDEPPAKAAFVFGQSQDGQAPVPSAAAVNSAAPAQPFIFGAAAAAAQSFGFGTAEPSVALSSAPPAAPSPFTFSSAPAGGFGAGQTPSFGSSFGAPFPAAPAQTQAFGASTNAAPVFGQQANPAPVFGGSTGTTPGGGFQFGGASSFGAANNASGVFTFGAGAAASPAPSANPAIAPQTGAPGGGFNFAQPPTFNIGSTKSFTASPAGQQAIAGRKIKTAVRRRK; this comes from the exons ATGGCGGCCACGGGTGGAGGGAAAATTAGAAGCAGGAGATATCATATTGCCGCTAAACCTTACGCCAAGAGCAAACAG CAGTCGGGCCTCATCAGTCGAGTGACAGACACGGTAAAGAGCATCGTTCCCTCCTGGTTGCAGAAGTACTTTAAGAATGGCGATGATCCTGAAGGAGGCGATTCTGTACTGGAGACAGAACAGAGCAGCCCGTTGCTGCCGCCCCCTGCTAATGGAAACGCGGAGGAGCCGCCTCCCCTTGATGGACGCGACTACCCGGAGCCAAGCACCAGTAATATAG AACCCTCATCCAGTCGGGCATCCTTGAACTTTCAGGAGTCTGTGCTTTCTCGGCCTCCTCTGATTCGCTCCAATCTCCACTTCCCCCCGTTGGATGCCTCCTCCCCATCCCTGGGGGCTTCCAGCGGCCTCTTCTCTCAACCCTCCACTTCTTCGGTACCCGGACCCTTCTCCACAGGGTTCTCCTTGGTCAAAGAAATCAAAGACAACCTCTCACAGCACGAAGACGATAACATCTCCACCACGAGCGGTTTCTCCTCCCGTGCCTCTGATAAAG ATGCCCCCGCTTCCAAAACGGCATCATTTCATCAGCTCTGGTCCCCAGAGACGGACAGAACGAACGCTGCGATGCAGCCTTCCCAGTCCAGTCTGAAAAGGCCTGCATTCAATCTGTCTGTATTTGGAACTTCTTCTAAC TCGACGTTCAACAATACAGCGCTAAACTCGAGCCAGCTTGGAGATTCGCCTTTCTACCCTGGGAAAACCACGTACGGAGGGGCAGCTGCGGTGAGGGGCGCACGCAGTCGTCCCGGAACGCCGTACCAG GCCCCGGTGAGGAGACAGATCAAGGCGAAGCCAGCTGTGGCCCAGCCCTGCGGCGTGACCAGCGCCACGGCCAGACGCATCCTGCAGTCCTTGGAGCGCATGTCGAGTCCCCTTTCT GATGCCAGGAGgatcccagcagcagcttcatccCCTTTGTCTACA TCAATGGACGGCACAAATGTAGATCTTGCACATTTCCAATCAAAGAAGAAACGA GTGGACTCCGGCCTCCCACCGGTGCAGAAGCTGGTggttcctgctgcagcatcgGTGTCGGGGAACCGCTCCGTGTCCTTCAGACCCACATTGACTCCTGGAGGAGTGGGACGGCCTCTGGACAAAACCCCGAGACAGACG CCCATCACACAGTCGCCACCGCTACCAGACGCAACGATGATTTCATCTCCAAG CACCATCCGCTCCAGTGGCAAAGCCTACCCTCTGTCCAGCACCCCTGCAGTCAGCAGCTTGAGCTCTGGAGGTGGCAAGATGAAGCGAGAGAGGATGACGGCACGGCCTTCCTCGAAATGCCCCGAGGAGCAAGCG GCGTCTGAGGTGCCGGACCTTCCAACCATTTCATTCCCCATCAGCTCCTTGCCCAAGTTCAGCTTCAGCTCTCCTCATCCACCTCTCACCACCAGCAGCACCGCCCCGACGGTTACGGCCATTTCTCCCACACATAAG CTTATGGTTaacaacattatttatttttaggagCCACCATCTTGCATACCTTTCACATTTTCCTCCCCGATTGTCAAGGCGACTCCGTCCAGTCCGCCGTCATTTTCCCCATCG GCTGGATTCACTTTCAGTGCACCTGTAGCAAAATTGGGTCCGTCTATGCTAAATGGGAAGCTGGCCACGCCCaaagcagccgcagcagcag CAAAGCCACCGACGAGCAGAAGCACAGAAGACTTTGAAGGACCTTTCAAACCAGCCAAGACCCTGAAGCAGGGGAGTGTCCTGGATCTTCTCAAAGCTCCTG GCTTTGCCTCCCCGGGCGCTCGGACGTCTCCTGTCCCCGACGACGCTCTGCAGCAGACCTCCAAACAGCCgacgccctcctcctcctcctcttcctcctccaccacgaCCACCCCCGCCGTCTCGTCTTCGACGGGGTTTGGTGACTTCTTCAAAGCGCCACCAGGGTGGGCCTGTGATGTTTGCTTGGTACAGAACAAGCCGACAGACAGCAAGTGCGTTTGCTGCACGGCCCCTAAacccgcttcttcttcttcttcatccaaACCTGTGGACTGCGAACCTTCAGCTGCGACCTCGGTCGGtccgggcagcagcagcagcggcacctCCGCCACCGGTTTCGGCACAATGTTCTCAAAACCTGCGGGAACGTGGGATTGCGACACGTGTCTCGTTCTAAATAAACCGGACGCGGGAAAGTGCGTCGCCTGCGGAACAGCCAAACCGGGGACGGGGCTCAAGCCTTCGTTGACTCTTCCTTCGGCCTTGTCGTCCGGTCGGACCGCACCCGCGGCCACGGCGCCGGTTTCTACAGGGTTCGTCGGGTTCGGGGACAAGTTCAAAACGCCGGCGGGCTCTTGGGAATGCGATACGTGTATGGTCGTGAACAAGGCCGAGGACAAAAAGTGCGTGGCCTGCACGAGCGCTAAACCAG GAACTTCCTCTTCAGTCGGCAGCGCTCCGGCGTTTGGATTCGGAGACGCGTTCAAGAAGCCGGAGGGGACCTGGGATTGTGACGTCTGTCTCCTGCAGAATAAGGCCGCTGATGGGCAGTGTGTCGCCTGCCAGGCAGCCAAACCCGGAGCTAGTGTGGCGCCCAAAggtagca GTGCTTTCGGTTCGTCAGCTGGTGGGATTTCAAGCTCCTCTACGTTTAGCTCTTCCAACTTTGCACCCGGGGGGGGGATTAAGTTTGGCACCTCAGACAGTACCTCAGGTTCAGGCTCGGGCGGTTTCAAGTTCGGAGCGCCCTTCGGAAGCTCTTCATCAGAAGCCACTTCTAAAGACAATACCGCCTTCTCAGGGTTCAAATCCGGCAGCTCCTCTGGGGGCTATAAATTTGGGACCGACTCCGGCGATGACGAAAAGTCAGACCCGCCCGCCGCGATTTCCGGCTTCAAGTTTGGAACCAGCGGCGGGATCGCGTTTGGAACCGGAACGTCCACCGCGGTTCCAGAAAGTAACCCGCCGAGGTTACTTTCCGGCTTCGCCTTCGGACTGTCGAAACCCGAAGAGGAGACGTGCCCCGCCGCCCCGTCCTCGTCAACCGCGAGTCTAACTGCCCCCGCGCCGTCTCAAGGGAAGAGTGACGACGTGACGTCATCCAGCGACGCCGCGTCAGAAAGcagcagcgccgccgccgccgccgccaggtCTGTGTTCGACAGACTGGGAGAACCAACCACGTTTGGCTCCTCGCAGGCGGACAAGGAGCCGGTCGCCCCCGCGTTTAGCTTCGGGAAGCCAGAAGAGCAGAAGGAAGCCGCGGCCTCCTCCGCGCCGCCGGCTTTCCTGTTCGGCGCCGCCAGCAAGGCGGGGCCTGCCGCTCCTGCGTCCGCGCCTGGAGGCTTTTCCTTCGCCACGCCCGGCGCTCCGGCGGAGCAGACTCCGCCCCCGTTCACGTTCGGCAAGACGGCGGAGAAGTGCGAGACGTCTGCCGCGGAGACGCCGAAGCCCTCGTTTGGCTTTGGACAAAGTGCTACAG attCGTCTCCCGCTTCAAAAcgtacattttctttcatggCAAGCAATCACTCCAACTCCACCACCTCGGCCCCCACCATCCCGACCCCCAGTCTGTTtggcagcatcagcagcagcactgctcaggctccgcctccggcGCCGTCTGCGGCTCCCGGTGCTTTCGTGTTTGGCCAGCCCGCCACGACCTCCGGCGACGAACCTCCAGCTAAAGCCGCCTTCGTCTTCGGCCAGAGCCAGGACGGCCAGGCGCCCGTCCCGTCGGCCGCCGCGGTGAACTCCGCCGCCCCGGCTCAGCCCTTCATcttcggcgccgccgccgccgccgctcagtCCTTCGGGTTTGGAACAGCGGAGCCCTCTGTTGCCTTGTCTTCAG CTCCGCCTGCAGCCCCCTCCCCTTTCACCTTCAGCTCCGCTCCGGCTGGCGGATTCGGCGCCGGTCAGACTCCTTCGTTCGGCTCATCCTTCGGCGCTCCCTTCCCGGCCGCGCCCGCCCAGACCCAGGCCTTCGGAGCGAGTACCAACGCCGCCCCGGTCTTCGGGCAGCAGGCTAACCCCGCCCCTGTATTCGGAGGGAGTACTGGTACTACACCGG GTGGGGGCTTCCAGTTCGGAGGCGCCAGTTCATTCGGAGCCGCAAACAACGCCTCGGGCGTGTTTACGTTCGGGGCGGGGGCAGCGGCGTCTCCTGCTCCCTCTGCCAACCCCGCCATCGCGCCCCAGACGGGAGCGCCCGGAGGGGGATTCAACTTCGCACAACCGCCCACGTTCAACATCGG GTCAACAAAGTCTTTCACCGCCTCTCCTGCCGGACAGCAGGCGATTGCCGGCCGCAAGATCAAGACGGCGGTGCGACGCAGGAAGTAG